tcgattttacattatgtaatattaattttaatttgatatgaggccaggtaaatttgacctggtcgaaaatagtatttcatgtaaaaacgaaatgggttttgcatgatttacatggccatatcgattttacgggaacatacttttttgtgtgttttattTAGCTATGTACTATTGTTCTTCAAAGTATTTTAAGAgtcattaatattaatatttgaatagaatttcaaaattgtaaataaatcaatacataaattggaatataaatagaatgtattatcttttatattttttgcatttaccaaattaacaatttaaattgattaattaaaGTATGTTGAGAAGTAATGAGATAGCCAATGATTTTATCCCCCACTTACCGTAATCAGCATGGTCTCTATTTGGCTGACCCTCTCGTCCAGTCGTCCGAAAATCCCATTAATGGGCTCCAGGCTCTTCTGACCCTTTTGAAGGGATTGCAGGGCCTTCTTCAGCAGTTCGCCCAAGGCGCGTTCCCGATGCTCGTGTCGCTCCAACTTATTGTCCAGCTGGTTGTAGGAGTAGATCAGCGACTGGATGGTTCCACGCAGCTCCTCGTTGCTGCAGAGAGTCGGGGTATTAGGGAATTGCTTAAAATTAGCCTCGCTCTGGGCCATTAATCATCGGAGTGGGGGAATGGGaccaccaccaacacgaaCGTCTATAAATATTGAGGGGCGCGATCGGATGGGATAAGTGGTGAATGGCTGATGGCCGGGATCTCAGGGTCAGGAACCCTATTCCACTATTCCGAAAGCTGTTTGTGTGAAATGCATTGATGCTGATGGATAGAGCATAGCTATATGAGAGGGGAACATGAAACATATGCTACTATCCCCATTTGCATGAAGTGTGCAGTGAAAACATGCCCCCAGTCCCCAACCAGAGtacgaaaataaacaaacatctTGGTTTCCCTTTGAAGGCATTAGTCATTAGGCATGGGATGCATCCATTCCATATCCATGCGATGGCCCCAGGCGCCGACAACTTCTTTTAGTTTTGAAGTCTTGCACATTTCGCTAAAAACTCCTCACAGTGAAGGGTACTACATATATGGGAGGAACCACTCCGGAGCCAAGTGCGAACGAATGTATGACATGTGTCAAATCCATAAAACGTCGGGGCTACAAATTCTAGTTCCTTTGAATCCAGATTTCGGGGGCGGGGATTCCGAAAGTTTGAGCATCCAATTACCGCCCCTTGCGAGAGATACGATCGCGGAGTTATGGTTTCTGAGACCATCGGATGCAAAGTGCCTTAATTGGGCCCTTAAAACTGGGAAATCTTAATGGTTTACGAGTTTTTATGTTTCAATGAGATTGGGAAATTAAATAGGGAGGGAAGCAGAAAATTATTAGGAACAAGTGtaagtaaaatataatatttctttcattttaattttaacaatgATATTAATAGGTTTCTAGCTCTTTGATGAATTTTAGATTCCCAGCactataatttttgaaaaactaatattatattttctacTATATTCTGCAAAGACAAtggtttgtttttagtttttatataatcCGATACCCACATTTCAGGGGAGTTATTTCCCCTACTTTCAAATTTGAAAGTTTGAGtatttttttgagtattttagacattttttttttcggaaaattgatattatattttcttttatattctGCAAAACCAATAGTATAGGtagataaattatttttataataaattatctgTTAGTTTTCCTATAATCCGATACCCACATTTCAGGGGAGTTATTTCCcctactttaaaatttaaatagatcgATCTAGTTTACTTACGAGACTGGGCCCGCTGCAATCGTCTGCCATTGTGCGATTGCAATTAGAGCTAGGAATACTAATTGAAGTGTCCGACTTCCTCCGCCCATGGTTCGTCTATAAAGTGCGTTCTGATCCGATCCGATCTTTAATTGGGATGCTGATATGCAAATCCACTGCGTGACCTGTAGAATGAGCGAatggttattaaaaataaattgcaatgGCGTCGTTTCCTTTCCTGACTTGCATCGGAAAATGTTTATCGCTAGTAACTATGGTATAAACAAATATAGGCAAATTTATGTGCAATATTTATGGGGGcgcaaacaaataataaagaaatgcCACTGATTTGCAGCTGAAACAACTGCAAACAAAGCGAATTGGTTCCTTGTCCGGATAGACCTCGCTAAAAATGTGCATATATAAGCATATAGAACGCCATATAATCGGCGATATTGTTCTTGCCGCGATAAACAAATGACGAAAAATATCCACTGGACAACTGCATGTTCCAGATTCTCCTTCAAAAGGGAGAGGAAGTGATGCATTGAGGAAATTGGGTCAGAAATAATTGAGTGAAATTTACGatcgcaaaaataaaaaaagccacCGTTAATgagtaaaaaattgaaaatctcataAGATAGGGAGAATGTATTTGCGTTGATAAGGACTGGGTTAAAGGTTGATTAATGATGAGGAGCTcgtgttttatttaataattaaaagataGTTGATTTTCTAGATTatgtttttcaataaaatactCACTTgactggaaaaataaaaaacttaaggTCAGAAAATACTTCAGAGTCTTGCACTTGGATCACTTGGGTCTAAAATCGGAGCACTACCACTAGACGTCCTCACAGCTCGAGTTGAGAACGAGGAATGATGCTGGGCTGTGCCGACTATTCCGGAGTGGACTTGGATCCGTATTCCTCCCCGATTTCGGTGCTCTCCGCTCTCCGTCTTTCTCAGCTGCTGGAGATTGGCGCACTGCATATgtttttttagtaattaaaattGGGAGATGATGAGAAGTCAAGTCGGGGTGCCATCGaatcaaaattcaatttattctAATACAAAACCATTGAGCACAATGCAAACAAATGCTATGGGTGACGAACTCTTGATGGTTTTGCGGCAAAATCCAAGACAATTAAAAGCGAACATCCCGAAATGATTGATTGAGATGCTTAGGGATCTCGATATAATTGAATTCTGCTGGCGCCAATTCCAGGAATTTggagtaaaaattaatttgtttatttgtggaatctaaaataaataaaaataatatacatttatatttaaatatcgaaaaaacatgcaattaaaaaactaGAGAAgatgataattttaaaaatcttaaataaaaccTACATATCACCGttatttattcgaaattcctTTTGGCGCCAATTCATGGAAAAGGAACATTCACCTGGAACAACAAACGCTTGCAGATTGCGAATGGCATTTCAGCTGGAGGCAAAGAAGAAGAtgcataaataacaaatattgccgcaaaaataaataaaccattaatattttaatacaaaaagcCATAATATGCCCACCCTGATAGCACTGGATGCCTCGCTGTCGATGCTTCGTCCTGTTCCAGGACGCAATGAGCACACCTACCAATCGCTGGCCATCAAGGGCATCCAGCATCTGCTGGACAACCTGACGGCGGCCGGGAAACTGGAGCACCTTGCTCTGCTCTCCTACTCCACGACGGCGGAACTGAAGATGGACTTCACCCGGGACTACGACCAGATCCGGCAGGCGGTCAAGAAAGTCGAGCCGGTGGACAAGGCCTGCCTGATGAGCATGCTCAAGGCGGTGGTGTCCATTATGTCGCCGTGGGGCAACCAGAATGTCCTCCAAGTGGTCGTCTTTACGGATTGTGGTCTGGGTTTTGGCAACACCTCGATCACAGGCTTCCTGGAGGCCTATGCCGAAAAGGAAACGGAACCGGAGTTCAGCTTCCTGAAAACCCTGGCCAACTATAATTTAAACTTCATCTGCTTGGGTCTGCACGGCGATCATTATTTCACCAGGGGATTGGCAGTCTACCAGCAGCTACTGGACAAGGTCTCCCTGAAGGGTGAGTtagcagggttcggaaaatagcacacactgtaaaaaacttgtgttattaacaagTTAAATGTTaaagtgttaagttcaaaaaaagttattgacttgtgtgtaaaaaattgtatcctacatatgttagaaacataaatatcacacacatgtcatttgtgttatttacacgacgtgttattaacacgacgtgttttttacgcagcgtgtttttaacacaatgagtttttgacattaaaaaatataaaaaaaacgcaCGGTTTTCAGCGTATAAGAATTCATAGATGCTTTGAAATGGTTAAAACTAACATATAAGATATCATGCCCCAtattggtttttcatttttccttcGACTCGTTAATGTCagtaaaatggaattttcatttgtgttaaaaacacagtgtgtaaaaaaaaagtcgtgttaaaaacatattgagtcaaaaacacaagtgagctgtgtgtgttaacaattattttttacattttaaattaaattaaagtaaattaaaatttgtcaggtttttaacatgtgtgtcaatttcAGAACCCTGTGAGTTAGTGAAATCTATAGATTTACAACTAACTAATGATCTGCTTTCAATTCCAGGCCAGCTGTTCATGACCAAACCAGCCAAGACACCCGAAACAGTCGAGggaaatcccaatcccaaccCGAATCCCAGCCACAAAAGCGAACTGGGTCGCACTACGGTCTTCGAACTCATCGAGAGGCTTTGTGAGTCCAGCTACAAGTCCTCGGAGGTGACCCTAAAGTGCGGCAGCTACTTCCGCATGGAGGCGCCCGTTTTGCTCTGGCCACCGACGGCTCCCTATGAACAAAAGTCTTTGGTCTTTGGCCGCGAACCCACCACTCGTCACATAGATCAAAGGATCGAAGTGTGCGGTTTTCTAGCCCTTTCGGATATTGGTTCCCCGGCTACCCTAAGTCGTCATTGGGTGCTGCCGAAGGTGGAGCGGGAAAAGAGTGGCGGAAGCCGAAGATCTGGAAGCTTGCCGCCAGCATCCAAGCCACCGAAACTCAATCTGGATGCCAGCAATCCCAATTACGAGCTGGAGAAGCTGGAAACCGATATACGCGAGTTCTACGCCAAGGATCCCAAGGATACCGAAGAGAGTGGCGATGATGATGTGACCATTGTACTGAAACCTGGTCCCCAGACGGAGCAGCAAAAGGAAAACCTTTGCGTTCTGCTTCACGGAGCCCTCAAAATGGAGAACATGGCCGCGTTGGTGAGAGTGGGCGAAAAGTGGTACGGATTCATATACGCATTCACCGATGGCAAGAAGAAGTCCAATCTGATGCTGAACATTCTGCCGCCTGGCACAAATGTGATACCCTGGGTGGGTGATCTTGAGTTGCTGGGATTCCCCGAGGATTTGGCTCCTGGCGAGACGGCCAGCTTTCCGGTGCGCGCCGATCGGCGATCCTATTCGCAGAGCAGTGTCGTTTGGATACGACAGGCCAGCCTGCAGTCCGATGTCCAGAAGGTGTTGCGGCATGCCAAGAAGATGCCCGACAAGACGCAGCATTTCTACAAAGAGCTCAATCGGATTCGTCGCGCTGCTTTGGCCCTGGGATTCGTGGAGTTGCTGGAGGCCTTGGCCATGCTGCTGGAGAAGGAGTGCGCACATCTCAGCCTGAATGGAGCCAGCAACGAGTGcacgctgcagctgcagcacgCGGCCACTGAGCTGCGAAAGACCTCGAATAGGGATATCAAGTCCACGATTATACCGCTCCAGAAAGTGGGGGCTTCCGATGCGGGCAGCACAGCTGCCACGGCTCCTGCCCCCGCGTAcatgtattaaaatatatattatgaCTTTTATAAAAGAGTTGCGTTATTTTTGGTTCTGAAAGCTAAAATATAGGGGTATAAGTAATATGtggttaaatatttctaaggacctttatagtttttaatgactatttgcagcttaaaaagtctttaaaaaatccagttttaaaattgaatatttctgaattttacagCACTTACATTTTTGAGTaatggtgattttttttgttttaaaattagaattaCAAGAGTATGGGAAACagttgattaaatattttcagagatattttttagttttcaatattttgtacagctgtttttaattttaatattctttaaaatttaaatgtttaagtttagcggtaatgtttaaatatttttgaattttacagCACTTGACTCTTTGCCTATCGTTATCGATGACAGAACTTTACATTTCGgacgaaaaataataataacatggGAAGTCCGGAATTACCCACGGATCCTGGACAGGACATATTTCCAACTCCAACGGTTGAGCATCCGCGGGGAGGAGTGGAGAGCGACGAGGACGATGATTCGGACGCGTACGATGGCTATCAGCCACTCGCCTTGGATGAGGAGAACGATGGAGCGGATCTACAGGAGAACCCAAGGGAACCGGAGGCTCCAACTGGGGAAAACGATGGGGACCTAATGACGGCTGAAGTCACCCATGGTGACCCCAACATGCCGCCCATTGAGCCCGCTGATGTGGAAATCGAGAGACAGGTGTGGAGTGAGCCAAGACCCAGGGAACTCCAGATGGATTTGGATAAAACAAGAACAGAGCAGGTTAAATATTCCCTTTAAAAATGGTTAAGATATTCTAGTAATCCCCTTGCTTCTATTTCAGATCCTCAAAGCCATGTCCACGATTACCTTACCCAACATCACCGTTCCAGATTGGGCCAAAGGAGTTCCCGAGGAGCGCTGGAAGCATGAGCTTCTGGACCGGATAAACAATCGACAGCAGCCGCCAGAAACCTCATCTTCATCTGCGGACAATCCCCAGCATTCCAAGTCCAAGAAAGATTAGCcttgtatatttttgtgtatttagaaaaaacgtTCTccaatatattatatatatataatttagaaTGATCGGTGCAGAGATCCTAGAAGGCAGCCAGCAGGGCCTGACCCACCAGGTTGACCTTGCTGAAGTTCTCGCCCTGCGGCGTGTTGGTCAGCTCCCGCAGCTTGTCCATCACATAGTCGACGGAGACCACCTGGGCGATGGTCTCCTGGCCGCAGGAAGTGGTGGTCAGGTTGCCGATGGCCTGCATGGAACGGTAGCACGCCTCCAGATCCTTGGCCCACTTGAGCAGCTCCACCACGCCGGAGGTGACCACATGGCACACCTCCGACTTGGTCACGCTCACCGTTTGGGCAATGGTGAGGTTCAAATAGAAGGTGGCCACTGCAATCTGCAGGTTGGCGCTGCCTGTCTTGATCCCGCCCACCAGTTCTATGATCTCCGGCAGTCGCGACTCCACCTGCTGCCGTCCGGTCGAGTGGCTCAAGCTGTTGGCCAGGCAGCGCACCACCATTAGCTGATTGGCCGCCGATCCAGTCAGTTGGGGAATCACAATGCCCAGGAAATTGTGGCTGTTGTTTAGGACACTAAAGATGGGCTCATTGCGCACGGCCAGGCGAAGGATGTCCAGCACGGGAAAGAGCATGGCCGCCGGCCACTTCAGCAGGATGATCAGGGCTTCCAGAGAGGTCAAATCGAGTTCAGGGGTTTGCTCGGTGAGTTTAATGACAGCCAGCAAGACTTCATCTCCCACTTTTCCATCGGCAGGCGttagtttgttattaaattcccTGGAAAAAGAGGAGTAATTAGTTATAGTTCAACTTAAGTAATAGAGTCCTGCATGAGTGAACTTGAAagtcaataattaatttaagttaacttggatcactttctttcatttgatttttttcataaggaaaaacaagtgatttaatataaaataaatagatataaaATACTTTCGAATCACCTAAATAATTTGCTTAGTAATTTTATCACTCCCACTCACTTTTATTCTGTGCTTATAtcatttgtttttccttacGAGTGATTAAGTGATCAAAGTTAACTCACTTGAACTTACTTactctatttttaaaaaatgtacttgtttgtcaattcaAGTGTACTTATGCAGGACTCTATTAAGTATATGTCTAAACCCACTTCATTTTCTCCAGCACCTTCTTCGAATCACAAGTATCAAAAGTGCGATAGCTGCTCACGGGGAAATGCTTGTCACCGGCTCGTACAAAGTTCACATCCACCTGCGATTGGGCATTGCTACTGGCTGTGGAGTAGCTGGATGCTCCCGTAAAGGGATCCATATTGCCGCTACCCCTTACATTCGTATTGCTCGAGCCGGGAACGTAGCGAGAGCCGCCGGTGAAAGGATCCTGATAGCCAGTTGGCGCCTGCTCCATCACCATCGGCCCACCTTCCGAGTTCTTCACTATAAAGTTGGCCACCTGATCGAGATAGGCCTGCGGCAGATTGTGGCGATGGATGAAGGTCTGGGCCGCCTGCCAGGGATCCTCGCCGCGGTTGTAGGGCAGCTTGATCGGTGGCTCCGTGTCGGAGATGTCCACGTTGAACACAAAGTCGTACTCCTTGCCCTCGTGCAGTTTCTTGCCGGAGCTGGCTTGCGTTCCTCCCGAGGCACCAGTTACATCGCCAACCAGATTCCAATTGCCCAATTCCCAGCTGTAGCATTTCACAGAGCCATCCGGATGGCGGACCATCTTCGTTTGCCCATCGCGGGTTCCATTGGACAGCAGGGCCTCGGGACCTGGAAGGCTAAAAAAGGATTACTTGCTAACTGAAGCTCaacaaaagagaacgctatagtcgggttggtgtcccgactatctaataccggtcactcggctaaagggaaaGCGAGGAAGATGGATAtgtacaattttgattgcgcataactttttaatgaattgtccgatttgaaaaatgtcttctacatttcgataggtataaatatagacaacaaaatttcatttttatacttctaggaaatctttaaagttgtgggcgccagacacattttaaaatcgttaatgggcgattgtgggcgtggcgctcggatgaaataaacttgcgctgcgtagaaagcccaagaatatgtgtgggaaatctcaaccttctagcttttgtagtttccgagatctgaGCGTTCAAACAGACAGATAAGCGgacaagtaacgggtataaaaatggtaaTCAATCGAAAAACCTACTCTGTTTTCTTGACACCTCCAATCTCCTCATTCATCTGCGACTTCCTGGTGGCCACAGCCAGGTCGAAGGCTTTTAGGATTCCCTCGCTGGCCTGACGAGCCGGAACCTGGCTGAATACCCTCACCACACCGTCGCTGCAGCCGGTGACAATGTCGCCGTTCTTCAAACAGGCCACCGACCACACCGAAATGGCGGGATGGATGATGGGAGCGCCCAATTCATCGCCGGTGATCACATTCCACATGCGCAAGGTGCTATCTTCGCCGCAGGAGACCACCACTTGATCGCCGAGAGCCTGATTCCGGTCCATTGAATAGATGTAGTTGGTGTGACCGCTCAACTGGCGGACGCACTCGCCATCCTCGTTCCAGAAACGCAGGACAGCATCGTTGCCGCAGGAGAGAAGTGTATTGGCCTCCAGGCCGATCAAGCCCCTCACGCAATCCGTGTGTCCTTTGAGCAGCCGCAACTTCTCACCCTTCGAGTTCCAGTAGAAGATGTTCTTGTCGGCGCCACCGGTTACGTATTTCTGCTGCTCCTTCAAGGTGGCCACTGCCCAAACGGCCGCCTCGTGACCTTCTAAGGAAATAAAGGTGACATCTCCCGCCTCGCTGATGGTCCAAACCCTCGCGGTCTTGTCCCAACTGCCGCTGATGAGGCTGCGCGGCTCCAATCCTTCGGAGAGGGCGCACACCGTGGAGCCGTGACCCTTGAGGGTGAGCAGAGGCACAAAGCCGTCCTGCTGGTAAATGCAGATGGTGGCATCGTTGCTGGCCGTGCAGATCCACTGCTCCGACTCCAAATAGTAGATGTACGAGATGAAGTTCTTGTGGTCCTGCAGGGTCAGGCTCTCCAAGTACTCATTGCTGGGAAAGGGAGGATTATCGAGGAGGATTAGGATGGGGATTTGAAGCTATTAAGCATGGCTATCTTACCCCGTGGGCTTCCAAATCTTGGTGCTCTTGTCCCTCGAACCTGAGAGAATCACCTGTCCTCCTTCGGGGGTTCCTCCACCCACCGCCACCGCCCGCACATCCATGCTGTGACCCAGGAGCTCGCAGCTCAGCTTGTAGTTGTCCAACGTTGGCTCCATTTCCGGCCTGCTTTGCTATCCTGTATCCTGAATCCTGGTTTTCCTGCTACCGAAGCTCCGTGTTCCGTGTTACTTTGTTTCGCCGGCTTTTGCCATTCACTGCGAAAAAATCTGCACACTCAGATAGTGGTGGGCCAATCCAAGCGGTCAAGGTCAATAAACCTCATGCGATAGTTCctaattatatttatcaatttaaatttaggtaataaaataatattttttatttctgtttaaaTTAcagatcaatttaaatttacctttatcaatttaaatttaagtaataaaataataatttgcatttatatgccaagaaaattaagaaaatttgtttcttctg
The genomic region above belongs to Drosophila takahashii strain IR98-3 E-12201 chromosome 2L, DtakHiC1v2, whole genome shotgun sequence and contains:
- the Plap gene encoding phospholipase A-2-activating protein: MEPTLDNYKLSCELLGHSMDVRAVAVGGGTPEGGQVILSGSRDKSTKIWKPTGNEYLESLTLQDHKNFISYIYYLESEQWICTASNDATICIYQQDGFVPLLTLKGHGSTVCALSEGLEPRSLISGSWDKTARVWTISEAGDVTFISLEGHEAAVWAVATLKEQQKYVTGGADKNIFYWNSKGEKLRLLKGHTDCVRGLIGLEANTLLSCGNDAVLRFWNEDGECVRQLSGHTNYIYSMDRNQALGDQVVVSCGEDSTLRMWNVITGDELGAPIIHPAISVWSVACLKNGDIVTGCSDGVVRVFSQVPARQASEGILKAFDLAVATRKSQMNEEIGGVKKTDLPGPEALLSNGTRDGQTKMVRHPDGSVKCYSWELGNWNLVGDVTGASGGTQASSGKKLHEGKEYDFVFNVDISDTEPPIKLPYNRGEDPWQAAQTFIHRHNLPQAYLDQVANFIVKNSEGGPMVMEQAPTGYQDPFTGGSRYVPGSSNTNVRGSGNMDPFTGASSYSTASSNAQSQVDVNFVRAGDKHFPVSSYRTFDTCDSKKVLEKMKEFNNKLTPADGKVGDEVLLAVIKLTEQTPELDLTSLEALIILLKWPAAMLFPVLDILRLAVRNEPIFSVLNNSHNFLGIVIPQLTGSAANQLMVVRCLANSLSHSTGRQQVESRLPEIIELVGGIKTGSANLQIAVATFYLNLTIAQTVSVTKSEVCHVVTSGVVELLKWAKDLEACYRSMQAIGNLTTTSCGQETIAQVVSVDYVMDKLRELTNTPQGENFSKVNLVGQALLAAF
- the IntS14 gene encoding integrator complex subunit 14 produces the protein MPTLIALDASLSMLRPVPGRNEHTYQSLAIKGIQHLLDNLTAAGKLEHLALLSYSTTAELKMDFTRDYDQIRQAVKKVEPVDKACLMSMLKAVVSIMSPWGNQNVLQVVVFTDCGLGFGNTSITGFLEAYAEKETEPEFSFLKTLANYNLNFICLGLHGDHYFTRGLAVYQQLLDKVSLKGQLFMTKPAKTPETVEGNPNPNPNPSHKSELGRTTVFELIERLCESSYKSSEVTLKCGSYFRMEAPVLLWPPTAPYEQKSLVFGREPTTRHIDQRIEVCGFLALSDIGSPATLSRHWVLPKVEREKSGGSRRSGSLPPASKPPKLNLDASNPNYELEKLETDIREFYAKDPKDTEESGDDDVTIVLKPGPQTEQQKENLCVLLHGALKMENMAALVRVGEKWYGFIYAFTDGKKKSNLMLNILPPGTNVIPWVGDLELLGFPEDLAPGETASFPVRADRRSYSQSSVVWIRQASLQSDVQKVLRHAKKMPDKTQHFYKELNRIRRAALALGFVELLEALAMLLEKECAHLSLNGASNECTLQLQHAATELRKTSNRDIKSTIIPLQKVGASDAGSTAATAPAPAYMY
- the LOC108057843 gene encoding uncharacterized protein, which gives rise to MGSPELPTDPGQDIFPTPTVEHPRGGVESDEDDDSDAYDGYQPLALDEENDGADLQENPREPEAPTGENDGDLMTAEVTHGDPNMPPIEPADVEIERQVWSEPRPRELQMDLDKTRTEQILKAMSTITLPNITVPDWAKGVPEERWKHELLDRINNRQQPPETSSSSADNPQHSKSKKD